A genomic region of bacterium contains the following coding sequences:
- the rpmH gene encoding 50S ribosomal protein L34, with product MKRTYQPNVLRRARRHGFRHRMTTRGGRAIINARRRRGRKRLSA from the coding sequence GTGAAGCGCACGTATCAGCCGAATGTGCTACGCCGGGCTCGGCGTCACGGATTTCGGCATCGAATGACGACAAGAGGCGGGCGGGCGATCATCAATGCTCGTCGCCGCCGCGGCCGCAAAAGGCTGTCGGCCTGA